The region TAGCTCTGTTTCCTTCACCTACTTCGCACATTGCACGGGCTAATGCCATTCTTACAGCTTCTGCTTGACCAGTTGAACCACCTCCATAAACGTTTACTTTTACGTCAAAGTTAGCTGCGTTTTCTGTCATAGACATAGGTTGCATTACTTTGTATTGTAAAGTAGCTGTTGGGAAATAAGTTGCGAATTCTTTTTTGTTTACAGTGATTACTCCTGTTCCTTCCGAAACATAAACACGTGCAACAGCACATTTTCTTCTACCGATTTTGTGAATAACTCCCATTACTTAAGATCGTTAAGGTTAACTGTTCTCGGTTTTTGTGCACCTTGTTTGTGCTCTGAACCTACAACAACATTTAAATTTCTGAAAAGTTCAGCTCCTAATTTATTTTTAGGTAACATTCCTTTTACCGCTTTTTCTACTAGTGATGCAGGGTTTTTTGATTGCAATACTTTAGCAGTTAAAGTTCTTTGTCCTCCTGGGTAACCTGTGTGACGCATGTAAATCTTTTCGTCCATTTTGTTACCTGTAAGGTTAATTTTTTCTGAGTTGATAACAATTACGTTATCTCCACAGTCAACGTGAGGGGTATAACTTGGCTTGTACTTACCTCTTAAAATCATAGCGACTTTAGAAGCAAGACGACCTAAGTTATGACCATCAGCATCTACAACAATCCACTCTTTAGTTGAGTTGGCTTTTGTTGCTGATTGTGTCTTGTAGCTTAATGCGTCCATAATATTATTTTAATTAAACATTCCATCCCCAATAAAGGGGTTGCAAAAGTACAATTAATTATTTTAAATACAAATACCTTAAAAGAATAATTTTTAGTGGTTTTTATCCTGATTATCAATTGTATATTTCAAATGATTTACAGGACTTCCTATTTGAGATTTTGGTCCCGCTTTTTTTTCTATTTTTATATTACTTTTGTAGTCAAAAATAAAATTTTTATATTGCGTTCTTGACCTGTATTTTTTATGAAAAAGAATGACGTTTTTTAACCTCAAAAAGCGTTGCTGGTAAAGGAACTAAAAATATCGGTAGCTTATTAATTTACTAACAATGACAATAAATGCCAAATTATGAAAGTCAAAGCCACTTTAAAACAAATTGCCAAGGAGCTTAATGTTTCTGTTTCTACAGTTTCTAAAGCTCTTAATGATAGTCCGGAGATTAGTGAGTTGACCAAAATCAAAATAAAAGAATACGCTAAGCTTAAAAATTATAAGCCTAATGTTATTGGTCTGAATCTAAAAAACAGAAAAACAAAAACAATAGGGGTAATCATTCCTAATATTTTAAACTCTTTTTTTGCCAAAGTATTTAGCGGCATTGAGAAAGTAGCCGATGAAAAAGGATACAATGTAATTATGTGTATTTCTAATGAATCACTAGAAAAAGAGGCACACACCCTAGAAATGTTAAGCAACGGAACCATTGATGGTTTTATTTTGTCAATTTCTGAAGAAGCGCAAGAGATTAATGAATACGGACATTTTAAAGATGTTATCAATGAAGGGACACCTATAGTTATGTTTGACAGGATTGCTAATGATGTGGAATGTGATAAGGTAATTGTTGATGATTTTGATTCGGCTATGAATTCTACGCAACATCTCATTGATTTAGGATGCAAGAATATTGCTTTGGTTTCTTCTGTAGATAATCTGAGTGTTGGGAAGTTAAGAGTTGAGGGTTATTTGCAAGCTTTGAAGGATAATAATATCGCGATTAATGAAAGAATAATTATTCGCACTAATTCTGAGGAAGAAATGAAGCGCAGGGTTGAATCGATCTTTGAGAATAACATCATTGATGGTATTTTTGCTTTGGACGAAAATGATTCGGTTGCCGCTTTAAAAATGGGATTGAAAAGACATTTCCGTATTCCGGAGGATTTGGCTATTATTGGTTTTGCTGATGGAATTTTGGCATCAAGACGATTGACGCCAAGTTTGACCACGGTAAGTCAGCATGGGGTTGAAATCGGGGAAGTTGCCGCGAAACTGCTTATTGATAGACTAGAATCAGAAGAGGAAAATAAGCCTTATGAGACCGTTGTCATTAAGACGGTATTGAAAGAAAGAGAAACTACTAAAAAAGGCTAATTTTTAATTAGATATAAAAGAGAAAACCATCTGAGAATTCAGATGGTTTTTTTTATGACAGATATTTTAGTTGGTTTTAATGTGCTTCTAGCCAATTTTGTCCCATTCCTATTTCTACATCCAAGGGTACGGTCAATTTAAAAGCATTTTCCATTTCGTGTTTGATCATCGGTTGGATTTTTTCGAGTTCAGAGTTGTGAACATCAAACACAAGTTCATCATGTACTTGCAACAACATTTTACTTTTCCAGTTTTCTGAAGTTAGTTTTTTATGGATATTGATCATCGCAATTTTGATAATGTCGGCAGCGCTTCCTTGTATAGGTGCGTTTACGGCATTTCGCTCCGCGCCGCCACGAACAATTGCGTTTTGTGAATTAATATCTTTTAAATACCTGCGACGCCCTAAAACCGTTTGTACATAACCATGATCTCTGGCAAAATCAATTTGCTCGCCGATATAGGATTTTAATCTTGGGTACGATTTGTAATATGCATCAATCAAATCGGCGCTTTCTGAACGAGAAAGGTTCGTCTGATTTGAAAGTCCAAAAGCCGAAACGCCATAGATGATTCCGAAGTTTACTGTTTTGGCATGGCTTCTTTGTTCTCGAGTTACTTCTTCAAGCGGCACATTAAAAACTTTAGACGCAGTCGATTTGTGAATATCTTCGTGATTTTGAAAGGCTTTAATCATATTTTCTTCACCACTCAAAGCAGCAATAATGCGCAATTCTATTTGAGAATAATCGGCAGAAACCAAGGTGTAATTTTCATCACGAGCAATAAACGCTTTGCGAATCAATCGGCCTCTTTCGGTGCGAATTGGGATGTTCTGTAAATTCGGATTATTCGAACTCAAACGTCCCGTTGCAGCAACCGTTTGCATGTAATCCGTATGAACACGTCCTGTTTTTGAGTCGACTTGATTGGGCAAAGCATCAATATAAGTACTTTGTAATTTTACCATTTGACGCCATTCTAGAATATCGCGTACAATTTCGTTGTCATTGGCAAGGTAACTCAAGACTTCTTCGCCAGTAGCATATTGGCCTGTTTTGGTTTTCTTTTGTTTGGCACCGCCAATTTTTAATTTGTCAAATAAAATATCGCCCAGTTGTTTTGGCGAAGCCAAATTGAATTTTTCGCCAGCAGTTTCGTATATTTTTTGTTCCAAGGCATTGCTTTCGGCAGCCATTTCGACTGACATGCTTTTTAAAAACGGAACATCTAAATTGATTCCCTCTCTTTCCATGTCGGCTAGAACTTTGACTAATGGAATTTCGATTTCGTCAAAAAGTTTTTTGGTTTCTGTTTTGTCTAATTCGATTGAGAATAGTTCTTTTAGTTGAAGTGTAACATCAGCATCTTCTACAGCGTATTCTTTAATGTCTTCGAGTTCAACCTCGCGCATTGATTTTTGATTCTTTCCTTTTTTACCAATTAATTCTTCGATGGATTTTGGGGAATATTTCAAATAGGTTTCGGATAAAATATCCATATTATGGCGCATATCCGGATTAATAAGATAATGGGCAATCATGGTGTCAAATAATTTTCCTGCTACATTAATATTGTAATTAGAAAGAATCTTTAAATCGTATTTTATATTTTGACCTATTTTTTCAATGGTTTCGTTTTCGAAAAAAGGAATGAATTTTTCTGCTAGAGCTTTGGCTTCGGTTTGGTTTTCAGGAAAAGGTACGTAGAATCCTTTGCCTTTCTCGTAAGAGAAAGATATCCCAACTAGTTCCGCATGCAAAGCATCTAATCCGGTAGTTTCAGTATCAAAGCAAACCGAAGTTTGTTTTTCTAAATTTTGCAACAACAATTTAAGACCTAAATCGCCTTGAATAATTTGGTAAGAATGAGGCGTGTCTTCTAAGGTGTTGAAGTATTTATGGTGTGTTTCTGCTGTATTGTCCTCGGAGATGGCGCTTCCGAAAAGATCAAATTGATCTTCGTTTTTTGTCCCGAAAGATTTCGGGAGCGGTTTTTTATATAATTTGGATTCGTCAACTGTCGGAGTTGTTGCTGTTGTTCCTTTTTTGAATATAGCGTCAAATTGCTCTGCCATTCGGCGAAATTCCAATTCGTTGAATAAGGCGTCTGTTTTTTCGACATCAGGAGTCGATAGTTCATAGTCGTTTTCGTCAAAAACAACAGGGCAGTCCAAAAGAATGGTTGCTAGGGTTTTGGACAAAAGGCCTTTTTCTTTATTGGCTTCAATGTTTTCTTTCATTTTCCCTTTAAGCTTGTCTGTATTTGCTAAAAGGTTTTCCATGGAGCCGAATTCTTTTAGTAATTTTTTGGCGGTAACTTCGCCTACGCCGGGTAGTCCGGGGATGTTATCGGCAGCGTCGCCCATCATTCCTAGAAAGTCAATTACTTGTTCGGGTCTTTCGACTTG is a window of Flavobacterium acetivorans DNA encoding:
- the rpsI gene encoding 30S ribosomal protein S9; this encodes MGVIHKIGRRKCAVARVYVSEGTGVITVNKKEFATYFPTATLQYKVMQPMSMTENAANFDVKVNVYGGGSTGQAEAVRMALARAMCEVGEGNRAILKPEGLLTRDPRMVERKKFGQKKARKRFQFSKR
- a CDS encoding LacI family DNA-binding transcriptional regulator, with amino-acid sequence MKVKATLKQIAKELNVSVSTVSKALNDSPEISELTKIKIKEYAKLKNYKPNVIGLNLKNRKTKTIGVIIPNILNSFFAKVFSGIEKVADEKGYNVIMCISNESLEKEAHTLEMLSNGTIDGFILSISEEAQEINEYGHFKDVINEGTPIVMFDRIANDVECDKVIVDDFDSAMNSTQHLIDLGCKNIALVSSVDNLSVGKLRVEGYLQALKDNNIAINERIIIRTNSEEEMKRRVESIFENNIIDGIFALDENDSVAALKMGLKRHFRIPEDLAIIGFADGILASRRLTPSLTTVSQHGVEIGEVAAKLLIDRLESEEENKPYETVVIKTVLKERETTKKG
- the polA gene encoding DNA polymerase I — its product is MSQQKRLFLLDAYALIFRGYYAFIKNPRINSKGMDTSAIMGFMNSLMDVIKREKPDHLAVAFDNGGSQLRNEIFPEYKAHRDATPEAIKIAVPYIQELLKAMHIPIIEVKGYEADDLIGTIAKQAEKENYKVFMVTPDKDFAQLVSENIFMYKPARMGNGIEIWGIPEVLEKFQVERPEQVIDFLGMMGDAADNIPGLPGVGEVTAKKLLKEFGSMENLLANTDKLKGKMKENIEANKEKGLLSKTLATILLDCPVVFDENDYELSTPDVEKTDALFNELEFRRMAEQFDAIFKKGTTATTPTVDESKLYKKPLPKSFGTKNEDQFDLFGSAISEDNTAETHHKYFNTLEDTPHSYQIIQGDLGLKLLLQNLEKQTSVCFDTETTGLDALHAELVGISFSYEKGKGFYVPFPENQTEAKALAEKFIPFFENETIEKIGQNIKYDLKILSNYNINVAGKLFDTMIAHYLINPDMRHNMDILSETYLKYSPKSIEELIGKKGKNQKSMREVELEDIKEYAVEDADVTLQLKELFSIELDKTETKKLFDEIEIPLVKVLADMEREGINLDVPFLKSMSVEMAAESNALEQKIYETAGEKFNLASPKQLGDILFDKLKIGGAKQKKTKTGQYATGEEVLSYLANDNEIVRDILEWRQMVKLQSTYIDALPNQVDSKTGRVHTDYMQTVAATGRLSSNNPNLQNIPIRTERGRLIRKAFIARDENYTLVSADYSQIELRIIAALSGEENMIKAFQNHEDIHKSTASKVFNVPLEEVTREQRSHAKTVNFGIIYGVSAFGLSNQTNLSRSESADLIDAYYKSYPRLKSYIGEQIDFARDHGYVQTVLGRRRYLKDINSQNAIVRGGAERNAVNAPIQGSAADIIKIAMINIHKKLTSENWKSKMLLQVHDELVFDVHNSELEKIQPMIKHEMENAFKLTVPLDVEIGMGQNWLEAH
- the rplM gene encoding 50S ribosomal protein L13, with protein sequence MDALSYKTQSATKANSTKEWIVVDADGHNLGRLASKVAMILRGKYKPSYTPHVDCGDNVIVINSEKINLTGNKMDEKIYMRHTGYPGGQRTLTAKVLQSKNPASLVEKAVKGMLPKNKLGAELFRNLNVVVGSEHKQGAQKPRTVNLNDLK